In Toxoplasma gondii ME49 chromosome II, whole genome shotgun sequence, the genomic stretch TAGCCGCGAATGTAGTCTCTCCCAGCGCTCTAAGACTGTTCGTACACTTGTTAAGCGTGTAGTGTCACTGCCCAGATAGTGCGGAAGTCTAACTTTGAATAATGCCTCTGAGCACCACTCCCATCTACTACCTCTTCAGAGAACGGAGGACgatcgatgcatgcagttcaagCTGTGATTCAAAGGCGGCGTTAGTTGCTTGGATAGATGCGATCATTTCTTCGCTTGGGTTGTACGTAAGAAATGCAGTTTTCAAACAACACGAAAGTGATCGTGTTCTCTGCAGAAGTTGCGGAGGCGTCTTTTCCATGTCAGAACCAAATATTTATTTTTTACAACAGGACGGCACACAGTAGCGTCTAATGCGGGGCCACCATAAAGGCACCGCTACAGTATGCGGTCCTGTATGAAGGCCATCCCACTCACTAGCGCCATCTAACGGGCATCCgacgttcttcttccgtcaCAGCGAGAGCGCCGTTTCTTGGAGATGGTCGTCAGTTCATCGCGTGTCTACGCCTCTCACCGGTTGGTGTTGTGACGAAACACTGGTGCAGCACATCTCCCGCCCTAACGTGCGCGAACCGCATCATGCCCCCTCTGCATACTAACGTTCcgctgaaaaaagaaatgTTAATTACTTCTGAAAAAAATTTCCAAGGCTGCCCGAGGTCATAGAAGGCAGTCGGATCCGGCAGTCACCGATCCAGATACGAAGTTTTTCGTTGTGGCGTCGCGTCTGTAGCTAGATAGTGCTGCAGGCGTTTTCAAATAGCATAAGCCAGATTCTCTATCCATCGTCCAGAACGAGCATCCCATGCTGGCGGCGCAGTACGCGGCGCATTGCTGAGGGCTCTGCATAACTACACCCTGGGCAGTACCAGTAGCGGCACCTGGGTCACCAGCGGCGAAGAAGTCTCCTCCTGTCAGCGCCACACCTTCGCGCTCGCATGGGAAACGTTGTCCAGAAGCACTGGTGTGCCTTGTAATGGCGATGTTTGCTTCGGCGTCATGTGTAATGTTGGCATTCGTATGAGGATGGACGTTTCCTTTGACGGTGTTCGGCGGCTGGGCATCCGTTTGTGAAACGCGTGTCTCGATTCTTGTCCCTTCTTGAGCGCGGGTGCTGTGATCTTCATATTTGGTACGCGTGCTTTCGTTGATCGCATCGGCATCATTCTCAAATCCGTCTGACCCCATCCGGAGGATGTGTTTGTTCTGTTCTTCAGCGTCTACCGAAACAGATGACAACTGCTTCTCGCTAGAGgggaggagggaagaagtGGGCTCAGGGGCGGTTTTTCGTGAAGCTCGCTGTTCCGTGGTGTGCTTCACCGAATTGTCCTGGTCGGAGACGTCCTCACGAATGGCTTTTGGACTTTTTCCTGccatctttttctcgcggGTGTTCTCGTCTCGTGCCAGAAAGCCTCCTCCTGTTCCCATTCGAAATCCGCTAAACGGTAGCCAGGAAGAAAGCAAGGAGCTCACGCCACTTTCTTTTGTTTGATTCTCTGTCGAGTTGGCGATTAGTCCACTTGGCAGCCCGTTCAAAAGGTTTCCTCTAGCACTGCTCTGTCCATTTCGGTGGTTTGACAAGGGTAAGGTTCCTTTAATGGCTCTGCCACCACCTGTTTCATTCATTGAGAAAGTTCCTAACAGTTCGGCTATCGCTCCGCCGGGCCAAAAGAAGGGGCTCGCGAACTTGAGTGAAGGCAGCAGGCTAGGCGCATCATCCCCACCCGAGAGAGTGAGGCGCCGGTTGATCATCGGAGGACGGTTTGAGGTGCCAAGATTAGGGCAAAAGCGTGGCCCAGATACAAGACTTTTCCGTCTAGTGAACCGACTAGCAGTAGCCGCGTTAACATCTTTCAAAGAGCATTTTGCTGCATTTTTGTCGTACGTCCAGAAGAAGCACAGCTGGGTGCGAAAACACTTTCGCCAACAATCGTGTGCACGCGGTAGTGTCGATGGGTTTTCCGAGCCGATATCCAAATCGTGACCCTCGTACATGAAACCATTCTTGGCACAAGCTGGTAACTGTTCTGTTACTGGATGGCTTCTTTCACCTGAGTCTGCTTGGTCTGCTTCGGCGaggcttgtctcctcttttgaTTCACCTGGTGTGCCTGCTGCTGGAGACCTGTCACTGGTCTGTACAGGTTTGCCGAGCTGGCTCGAAAAAGCGCCTACGCAATGCCTTGCACCGAAAAGAGCTGACACTACCACCTCCTCTTGCCCTGTTGGATCCTCTGACGATTCACCAGCCACACGCTTGGTGGAGTGAGCGTCCGAAGCAAGTAAAAAACAGCGTCTTGTTTTGAACTTGTAGGTCCAGCTAGTGCATCCTGGTTCCGCCGCGCACAGTAGGTCGCACTGTTGCGGAGAATATacatctgtctcttcgtgAACCACATGGTTTTCGGATAGGTTGAATTCTATTCCTGACTGATAACATAAATCTGAAAAGGTCAGTCGCAAAAAGCAGCGACAGCACACTGATAAAAAGGGAACCGCCAACATGGACATGAAGGCTAACCAGTAGAGGAAAACAGATACGCAGTGGTTCTCAATCACATTTCGTTGACACTCGAATGGCAACATCGTCGCTCTCATGAATATGTTCTTATTAGTACCAGTGATCATCAATAAGTATATGCCATCacgaaagagacgacagacTCGCAATCCTGTTGGGATACTGCATGGTGGTCTACTGTTTTGCTACCCTAGCAATAGAGCCGCCGGATCTGCTCATGTTCATGATCAAGGTTCAACAATTCCGTGTGCACGGGGCCAATCGTTTAACTGCCCGGTCTTGAGCTTTCGACGACCGATTGAAAATGTGAGCTTTCAGCCAGTTGCCAGTGAGGCACCTACCCAGCGGCGACTGCGGAGGGAAGATCGGAGAAAATTGTCTACAGCGGCGGGACCCGACCGTGATCCGTTTATCTGTCTCCACCTCAGGATTCGAATGAGGGTCGCGCTCATGTGGTCTCCACGATGTCCATGCGTGTCGATTCATAAGCAGACAAACACCGGTTTCTTGATCATGGCGCCAAAAAACACAAGAGTCTCGCTCGTTAACCACATCGCTATGATCCTCAGCCGGTGCTTCAAGGTTGCTGGAGGCGACAGCTACATGTTTGACGCATCGGGTGTGACATCCGCTCCCGTCGGCAGTTCTAGTTCGCAACAATATGTCCTCGGGTTCTGGATACAGTGCCCCCTCCTCGAAGGCGCAGTCGGACCACCCTGGGTATAACCATATACACAGCCATACACCAGCAGCAGTCAAACACCAATTCGGAGTTGTTACGCTGTGCTAGTGGTGCATTGGGGTATATCAAAGCGAAATCCATGGCGGTTCGTGCGTGGTGGGATCCTAGCTGCCATGATAAATACCAGTGACAGTTTTATCAAATGCGTTTCGTTGGTAAGCACAATATTGACCAACATTACCTTCAGATAACTCCGAATGGTCTACCTCCATTAGTCGCCGAGCATGGCTATTAATTGCTTGGCTTGTCTTGCAGCGTTTTGCGCCCGAAATCAGACCGTCTGTCGTTGAGGTTCGTCTCTGGTTCCCGGCTTGCGGCTCACTGGTCACATCCACCAGATCCCTGCCCTTGAGGAAGCACGCGCGTTGATAAGAATTGAATGTCCAGTAGAAACAAGAAGGGTCCATTGTGCACTCAGCGTGGCATTGCAACGCTGACGAAGATGATGTGACCACGCGAGAGTACCCAGTATTCGTGGTCAGGATGTCCATACCAACCAGATAGCATGGTTCTACAAGCAAAGTACCGGACACAGTTGAAATCAGTAGTACAGAAGACACAACGGAGGTGACCAACGGGATCGCCAAATCCGGCGCCCTCCGTTTATTCAGATGCTACGTTTGAGACCAGGACGGCCATGTCTGTCTTACGCACGACCTGCTGTCGCTCAGTGAATGCTCGCACTCTGGCGGCTCCCATCCTACCAGAAGGATATGGGTCCGGGAGCATGTCGCAGTTCTTTAACCCAGAGATGAGGTCCTTAGTCGCCGTAGCATCGCTGTATAGACCTTCCGGCGCGTATGCGTTCTTCAAGTAGCACCAGCGCCTTGCTGGGTTAAACGTCCAGTAGAAACACCCGTCGAAGAATTTGCAGTGTTCGGCGCATTCGCCGGGTGTACGGATCTCCCCCGTCTCAATCTTCTTCACATCGAATCCAAAAAAGTCGACTCCTCTTTTAAAGCACTCCCCAGCGTTCGGTCCTGATACAGCGGTGTACGGAAACAGCATGATACGAAAGCAAGGTTGACCTGACGAATTGAAGACCGTAGCGCCATCGTTCTAACTAGGCACCAAATACGAGCCCTGGCATCACGAAAGGCATACCTTCTGGCTTTCCACTGCTTGGAGACGACGTTGCAGGAGTCGTTATAGAAGGCGGAAGTGTCTGCTGGGGAACTGCGGTTGGACCGACAGCGTTTGTGGTATGCAGGCTACTGCTAGTCGTGGGCAAACCTGTTGACGTCATTGTAGGATTCGACGGGGTGTTGTTGTTGGGTAGAAGCGGAAATTCTGAATCGCCTAAACACAAAATAAAATTCTCGAAGGGAAGTGCCTGCTGAGGCTGCTTGTTTTCGATTTTGAGTGAGGGGGGCAGTCTAGTAAGCTCCGTGCGTGGAGGGGGGCGACAGCGAAATAATGTCTCCCTGGAACAGTGTTGTGGCATGACGAAGATGATGGATACTCCTTGAGAAAGCAAGCTTGTCGCTGTCAGGGAGTTCTACCGAAACTGCTGTAGAAGCACAAGCTTGACTCGCCAACCATTTCACTGACGGAGAATGCGCGCGGTGGCGTTTTGCTGTTTATACTCAGACACAccgggaagaagggagaaagccAAACCCCCGTAGTTCAGTGCCAGCTATTATCTTCGGTACGAGGTCACAAGACAACGCATTTATATCACGTCAAACAAAGCAACGAATCTGGGAGTATTATCTGCGGTTGTAAAGGCTGTTTGTACTTTCTTTCCCGAGCCTTAGTCCCTGAAATTGTCTCTCTACATTCATTAGTCGatgtctctgcttcggcgCAACTGTGTGGGCACTTACCTCTTTGCTGATCCTTCACCGGCGCCCCACTGATCGAGTATGCGGACCTGGCGACGCTGAGAACATTGCCTAGCACAGCGCCGGCACGCCGTCCAAACTCTGATTGCGTTCCCATAATATGAGACTTTGTCTTACTCATCAAATCTGCATTCACAGCTTCAACAAGTTCTGTTGTTCCAATCTCTCCCCGGCCAATGGAGTCAAGCAAGTCCCACTGGATTCTGACGCACGGAGTTGAAAATGTGGTATTTTGAGGTTGTTCCGATAAGGTACGCGTGAAGTTGCAGCCTGTTGTGAAGGCCAGGGGGGTGCTCGTGGGTTCTGGCCGGTGCGCAATACTCGTCGTGTTCAGGTATACGGAGATGTCGTTGTCCTGGATAGAAAAGAGCCGAACGTCGGACTCGGACACGTTCCACAGGTATTTTTGCCGACCAGGGATGGAGTCGATGACAGCTTCAGCAAACATTCGCCGAAGCTCACCTGTATCTCCATTGAAGGCCTGAATCAAAACCAAGGCGCTCTCTCCGACAGCATCAAACGACGCTGCCACCAACGGTACTACAGTGACGTCCGTTCCTGTCGAAGGTGCTGGGCCGGAACGTTTGTACGTAGTCGCGTGAACTCGCAACAGCTCGTCACCTCCGACCACCAAGTCGAAGTCTTTGTTGACTGCTCGCTGCCGtctgttcgccttcttccacaTCTGGAAAAGCTGCTGACCGTCgagttcctctccttcttctccccgtctAGCGATTTCCGCTGCTAGACCATCTACCTCCTCAGGGAGGGCATCTGCATTCTCTTGCGTGAtaacttctccttccttcgaAAGCGGGATACCAGTCGGTGTGCCGAATCCATGCATTTCTGGAGTAGGGATGGATTCGATGTAGTGTCTATCATGAAGAGGAAAccgcttttcttcgtcgagtTTTAAGCCGTGGCTTGCCTGTTTTGAGTCGGTCGCCAGCCAGGCCTTGTTTTCCTTGACGTACCGACCGGTATCATCcatgtctcttctcgagacTCTTGTGACTTTCCTTTGTGCCGAGAGACCTCCAGAGTGCTCCGCAATTTTCTGAGATAGACCGGCTCGGCCTGCAAGAAGACCTTTGATTTCATCTTCAAACTCGGCTGCATCTAGGCCGAGGGCATCCACCTGTGGGAGAATGGAAGGCAGGGCCTTGAAAATCTGTCCGGTTGTCAAAACTACATCCCGACTATCTAATTCCTGCAGCAACTGCTGCGCAAGTTCACGGGCAGTCGGCTCAGGGTCGCTTGAATCAAATGAAGACCTGTAGGTATCACGACAGCGTAGAGCATGCATCACCATATCTAGGTTCCCTGGTGTGCATCACTCACCAGCGAACACGTGAAGCAGTTgttgaagaggagagacggggggagggagaaagaggcttTTTTACCCCAAGGGACACTCTGTGGCTCTTCAATCGTCTGGAATGGACGTTTCCCAGGCGAGTGATTGATGCACTGTCGATAATTCAGCGGTCAATGTTATGCGGCAAAACCCTGTTAACTGAAAAACCGAGCTGTAattgttctctcttcgctgtggTGAACGACCTCGAGACATATCCCCTGATGATGAAGCACGAACCTTGTCGGCCACTTCAGTCCGCAGGTCACACTGACTAGCAGAGTCTGTGGCAGATGCTCGCACCACCCACCTCTGCCCACAGGACAGAATGACAAAATCATAACTTAGTAGTACCTTGTTTGTATTTCTGCAATACACCCCATCTTAAGGCTGCACCGTACACGAGCCGAGGATACATTTATGACCTAAAACTGTTGAtcaacatgcatgcaggcgttGCAAGCAAGCCGGCACAGAGCACATATGGTATCCTCGGGGATTGCGCAGATGAAGTAGTAAAACGTTGTACCTCGCACTCAGCATGAAACCCGTGTTGCCAGAAGAACCATCGCGTTCTCTCGGGTGCCAGTGCAAGCCTAATCAAAGCATAACTCCAGCTACACGCCATGAGCCTTCTGGGAACAACGTAGTCCCATATCGTACCTTTATAAGGCataaaaggaaaaaacggatTGGCCGTGCGCAAGTGCCTTCTCTGGAGTGTTTTTTTCCCATGCAGCTCTCTGTTGAtcatgtgtgtgtgcattgCCAGTGGATGAACCTTACCGGGATGACGTATGAGAAGTATATTCCTCCCGATAACGTTTTTCTTGACTAGATGTGGAGCGATGTATGTGCCCCCCGTCCGCCGAAGTACTGCTGTCATATCTGATGACTTTGTCACACAAGCTTGGAAAAGTCAATGTGGCAACCAGAACGATGAACGCACTGACCACAGCCCAGTGGCCGATCTCACGACGTCGGGTGTGCTTTGTTGGATGTAAGACAATCCAGTAAGGGACGTGCTCCGGAGTTGAGGGTGCCATCTCGTCATCGGGAGGGAAGCATCAAACAGTCCCTTTTTTCGGAGCCCCCAAAATACCTTGTCACAGAATACTCTTACATCAGGTAACCAGTCCCCGCGTTCGATACGTGACCGAATTCCCCGATTGCCGTGTGCCGCTTTGTACGTTTGAAAAAGTGGCACTGGCGCGTATGTTATCATTAACCAGAGAAAGGCCTGGAAGGGAAAACATCAGCATTCGGTCAAGTATCTAGACAACAGCATCCTTCACATTCTCTGTCCCTTTCGGAATAGTTCATTTAGAGAGCTACTGCCTTCCAATAGACATGGCATTTCACTACTCAACGCACAGTTTCTGAGGGGGGTACCGCTGGCGTGTAAATCGTGTATAGCTACCTCGCAATGGAGTCACGGCTCATCACACAACATAGTTGGTCGTTTGGTACCCTGCAGCggcggaggaagaacagcagaTCAACAATTGCATATCAGGGACACCATTGCAACATGCCACCTAATGAAGTCTGCCTCACTCTGTCAGAAAAGGCAAACCATAGGCTACACTCTAGTCCGAAACACCAACGGTACTTTAACGACCAAGGTTTTGCCTGTCCATAATACTGGTGTATGTGGTTCCCAAAAAACACAGCGGGTCGTGGGGACTTCTATTGTGCAAAGCTGAGCTTGGCCCTTACAATCTCCCAGTTTCCCTCCCTGCTCGTTGTCAATGGGATTGTTGCAGTACTTACGCATTAAAATAACGCTGCCTTGCCCCCCTATATTAGTCTGCGCCCAAAAGAAGTGCAAACACCTATGCTGCCTGTTCGCGATAGACCAGGCATGACGGCTCAGCGTATGCCTTGCGCGAAACCGTGTCTCCATGCATACTTCTCACTGCACGACGCTCAGCACATCATCAGTGGTCTTGCAAGACTTTCGTACGAGATGAGTGACCTTACATCTCTCCTGCTGAGAAGCATGAAGGCGGTTTTTTACCTCTTTACCGTCTAAACGAACACCAGACTGTCAAAATTCGGTAGCACCAGGCGCGCAACTCCCGTGCGTTTTCGACGTTTCCCGTCACTGGAACCGCAGGTGCAAAAGTAGTGCTCCGGTTGAGGCTGATTATCGTATGTTTTCTGTACGGAAGAGATACTCCTGAATCTGAGTTTTTGATCACTCTGTTATGCCGTCTTCGAAGGAAGATCGGCGTTACAGTCGTGGCGCGTAGAAGCGTGATTTTGCAGGCTCATTGTATGCTACATACCGCCTTCACCAGTAGCGTGACTCATAAAAGAAGTTAAAAGGGGACCTAAACTCTTTTCCGCGGTACTGACTGCAACTCAATGGGGAGTTGCTTTTGCGTCGCGCAATGTTACTGCCAGGACGATCTCTCCTCTGACGCGGGCAGAACTCGATTCGGTTTCCTACGACCATCACCATGTGGTTCCACTCCAAATGAGCCACTGGGCACTCAGATTGTCTATAATGTAGTCGATAGTTCGTAGTACCGCATCACGACCCTACACAAGGTGGCTGTAACAGAGAGTGCTTCGCCACAAGCGACCGAAGAGTCGTTCAGAAATGGTCTTCATGTTTCAAACGATCAGTCACTGTAGTTGCGGCGCAGTCTACAGTTCAGTCACCACAGGCGTCGTGCCTGTGTCCCTAACAAGGGAGCTTTGTGTGTCAAAATTGGAGTCACCCCGTCTACGTGATAATCAGCGTGAATGTACTGTTATCTGAGGACCGAAGGAACACGAGCTTCCCTTCCTTACAGTATCATGCTGATTCACTGGATCTCCCCAATTTATCTCCCCCGATGTTTAGAAACTCGAAATTCCAGATTGCCTAGTATTCTTATTTGCAGTAATGTAGGATAGCAAAAACGCTCACCAGCTGCTGATCAGTGCAATGGATTGTACGGGACTCTTTCAGATGCCTGATCATTGGTCCAAGGGATCTTAGCAACCGTTCGTCCTTTTCGAGCCAAGTCGGAAATGGCAGTCCAACTGACGGAGGCCGGATACAGCTACCGGCTGGCACATTTGCAATCCAGTGGtagcagaggagacagccgatTTAAGTTGCACAGTCGAATACGAGTGAAGCAGCAAGCGATGTTACAGATTCTTTACCGTGGATGCATGTTCGCAGCCGTGGTGGGGTGAGATGCAGTGATCGAGGAGACCAGTGGAAACACTCGCAAATTCATATAGTCGCACCAAAGCTAATATGGGATCTGCGACGATGCAACACCTCTCAGACGTGACAACAGCTAGGAGTAGTTCTCCGTCACATCCCCTCCGGCTGTTTTCGCTGGTCTTTGGTAGTTCTGCTATGAGCGGGGTAGCGTCCAGTCATTAGAATCTCGACCTTGCCATTTCCGGGGAACTAACATCAGGGAGGAATATTATCCGGTCTCTCAAAAGAAGGTTCCATGTCACGGTGTTTCATGCTACTCATTGCCGCTGCAGATGCAGAATGATAGAGATGACCAGATCTGCATTGGACCGCCCACACAATTTCAAGCGTCCGCTAATACCACGGATTACGTGCAGGACACTGCGCACACGGattctgcgtgtgtgtggaACGTAAACAAATCTAACatgaaaaaaacaagaccATATATTGGGAAGAACCGGGTTCAAACGCCATGATGCCGAGGTTCAGGCACTCGTCGTCGGTCGATACCGTGAGTCCTGATCTGTTGTTGCCCTCTTGTACTTCCTCAACAGCCGAGAGAAGTCACctcggtcttcttcctcctgttgTTGCATAGCTTCCACCTCCGATTTTTGTGTTTGCGCTTTGTATTGCAGGTATCTGACCGCAGAGCAAAAGTAATACCAGAGTCAAACAAGCTTCACATACGAATTTCATCTCCGATACGATCGAGCTCACGCATTTCCCCACTACTGTCACATGTAGACTGCCCATGTGGTTACCCTTCGCTTTCACTGCAGATGGAATTACGGTGGGGTCTGAACAGAACTGCTAGCCCAAGCGAGACCCACGAGTCGCATGGTCTTTGGTCCGACAACcacgttttcttcgcgcgaATATAATACAATTCACACGAACGCTGCCTCTGTTAACGGTCATGTCGGCGTGGTTCTCCACTGCAAGTGGCAACCTTGAAACAAATTACATAAGCTCTTCACGTGTTGTCACTAGTCTGTTAATAGGAATCAACTGTGGGGATGTTTCGTACCTGAAGTAGTTGAGCTTCGGGTATTTTGAAAGCATCACGCAGAGCATGGCGTCAGCCCGCAAGTCTCCAGTTGCCTTATACCGTGATGTAAGCTCATCCACAAGGTACTGCAACAGCAACACGTGGCACCAGTACCAGCACACCACAAAAAGCATGAGAGTCAAATTCAGCCGTTCTTATCAGCATGTATCCATACGGTACGCTAGGCAGTCAGTGAAATAAGCACAACCAGGCAGTCAAGTTTCCACCTGTGCATGAGCTCTCGAGTGACTGTACTTCTATTTGTCCTGTTTCTTAAGGCTCACTTGCAAGGGATCCATAACGGGCATGAGTTCCCCCTGAGTTGGCTTCCAGTCATACGGAAAGAGCGCCATCCTCCTGGCCATGCAAATTGCCTTGAAAATGCAACGCTGTTGATACcgagatgcatgcgtcgtccGTCGAGGCAGAATCAGACCATTTTCTCCGACGAAGTGGTGCAGAATATGGAGATCTGAACACAAGAATGAATGACGGGTGCGGAGCGAGGGGCATGGGGATCAGCAGTTTGACATCAGAAGACACTGTGCCACGGGAACTCTGTCTGAAAATCGACCAGAGAAACGCTTGAAAGTGCGTCTTAAAAACCGCCTCGGTTTAGTCAGACGGGCGACCAGTATTTTCAATTCGCCCATGTCTGTTTTCGGTTACCTCAGAAAGACGTCAACAGCTCAAAGACAGCGCTGTTTCATCTTAATACAACACCTGAGCACACTGGAGCAAATCAACAAAACCTCTTCTCACTAGCGTCTCGGGGCACTCTGTTGCACTCTGCTCACCTCTCCAGCTAATGGGCACGTTGTTGTTCTTCAGGGCAACGCGAACGTCCGGTGAGGGATCCCAGAACCTCTCGTGAACTCGGTGAGGAGTAGGAAAAGGATCTGCTCGCTGAAGACCACGGCGGAGGAAAAACATCGAAGATCATTTGGTCGATTTTCCGTTCCGGTCAAATATGCTCTTTTCAGCAAATCGCACACTACCTAGACATCGTTGCATACATGTTCGGAGGGGGCTTGTGACCGATTTGGCAGTGGTCTTTTCCAGGCTCGCATAGAATCTGCTCTTCCGTCTGGACGTTCTGTCTTGTGAGTGGACTACCACTGAAGTGATACTTCTGTTTCCGTTTACCTGGGCACCAAAGAAGCGCCGGTGGCCTTCGCTGAGAGGGTCGTGCATGCGATACTGTCGCCGTAATGAAGCGCGAACGAGTAATCTCTGTCTCCGGGCCTCCGCTGCCCCCACCAACCTGGAGACAAAAATCATGTCAGATGTAAGGCTTCGTTGCCTACGGTTTCCTGAATTAGTACGGGGCCACATCACCGTAAACTAGTGGTGCAATACTGGATCGTGTCCCCCAGAACTAACACGCTCTCCTACTTCCCTACAGCTGTGAACTTAAAGCGCAAGACCTGAGCATTCTCAACGACTGCTCGTCTCCGAAGCACACACTGAAAAGGATTTCTGTTTCTGATGGGAGAGAATACTTATCGCAGTCAAGAATGGACGGTTTTGGACACACTTTGCATATTCAGTCAGATCTTGAGCGACTTGCTGCTGCAGTTCCTCCACCCGCTTGAAAGGGTCCCAT encodes the following:
- a CDS encoding hypothetical protein (encoded by transcript TGME49_222975) — its product is MYEGHDLDIGSENPSTLPRAHDCWRKCFRTQLCFFWTYDKNAAKCSLKDVNAATASRFTRRKSLVSGPRFCPNLGTSNRPPMINRRLTLSGGDDAPSLLPSLKFASPFFWPGGAIAELLGTFSMNETGGGRAIKGTLPLSNHRNGQSSARGNLLNGLPSGLIANSTENQTKESGVSSLLSSWLPFSGFRMGTGGGFLARDENTREKKMAGKSPKAIREDVSDQDNSVKHTTEQRASRKTAPEPTSSLLPSSEKQLSSVSVDAEEQNKHILRMGSDGFENDADAINESTRTKYEDHSTRAQEGTRIETRVSQTDAQPPNTVKGNVHPHTNANITHDAEANIAITRHTSASGQRFPCEREGVALTGGDFFAAGDPGAATGTAQGVVMQSPQQCAAYCAASMGCSFWTMDRESGLCYLKTPAALSSYRRDATTKNFVSGSVTAGSDCLL
- a CDS encoding hypothetical protein (encoded by transcript TGME49_222980) codes for the protein MVMHALRCRDTYRSSFDSSDPEPTARELAQQLLQELDSRDVVLTTGQIFKALPSILPQVDALGLDAAEFEDEIKGLLAGRAGLSQKIAEHSGGLSAQRKVTRVSRRDMDDTGRYVKENKAWLATDSKQASHGLKLDEEKRFPLHDRHYIESIPTPEMHGFGTPTGIPLSKEGEVITQENADALPEEVDGLAAEIARRGEEGEELDGQQLFQMWKKANRRQRAVNKDFDLVVGGDELLRVHATTYKRSGPAPSTGTDVTVVPLVAASFDAVGESALVLIQAFNGDTGELRRMFAEAVIDSIPGRQKYLWNVSESDVRLFSIQDNDISVYLNTTSIAHRPEPTSTPLAFTTGCNFTRTLSEQPQNTTFSTPCVRIQWDLLDSIGRGEIGTTELVEAVNADLMSKTKSHIMGTQSEFGRRAGAVLGNVLSVARSAYSISGAPVKDQQRGPNAGECFKRGVDFFGFDVKKIETGEIRTPGECAEHCKFFDGCFYWTFNPARRWCYLKNAYAPEGLYSDATATKDLISGLKNCDMLPDPYPSGRMGAARVRAFTERQQVVRKTDMAVLVSNVASE